TTTGATTTTGGAAGTATATGCAGGGGAAGAAGGTGAATTAGATTTATATGAAGATGACGGCGAAAGCATAGCATACCGAACTAATGCAGGTAGCCGCCGCTTATTTACCCAAACTTGTGATAGGGAAAATTATATCCTTACCTGCGCTCCAGTACGAGGAAGTTACCCAGGAATGCCTGAACAACGTAAATTTCAAATCCGTTGGATTGGATTAGTTCCTGATAGTCAGGTTGAGGCTATTGGTGTACAGCTTAGTGATTGGCGTTGGGTGGGCGAAGTATTGGAAGTCAGTATAGAGGCAGTACCTCAGACAGCAAGTTGGCGTTTAGTTGTAGGGGCGGGTTTGGGAAATAATTGATTTATCAGATTGGTCATTGTTAATTGTTAATAACCTTGATGCAACCAATTAGGATCTTGAGTAATTAGTTCTTCCAAAGATTTGCTATCTAAAGGCTTACAAAAATAAAATCCTTGCCCTTGTCCGTTATTAGATCCCATTTGTTGAAGGAGTTCATTTTGCTCTTTAGTTTCAACTCCTTCTGCCACAATATAGACTCCTAAATTCTTGGCAAGGTTAATAATTGCCTGAACAATTTCTCCTCCCTCACGTTCTTTAGACATCCGTTCGATAAAGAAACGATCAATTTTTAAAGCATCAAAAGGGAACTGATGTAAATAACTTAAAGATGAATATCCTGTACCAAAGTCATCAATATATATCTGCACACCAATTTTTTTTAGTTGTAACAGCATTTCGACTGCCTCATCGGCATTTTCCATAATTACGCTTTCAGTAATTTCTAGTTTTAAACAAGCAGGATTGATTTTAGTTTCTAGCAAAATTGATTGGATATTATCAATTAAATTGCGTTCTAGAAACTGTTTACCAGAAATATTCACACTCATGGTTAATGGTGGGTTTGGTTGAAAACGCTCTTGCCATTCTTGAAGCTGTCTACAAGCTTGACGCAGTACCCAATAACCAATCGGTACAATTAATGCAGTTTCTTCAGCTATAGGAATAAACTCTACTGGAGAAACTTTTCCCCGTTCTGGATGATGCCAACGGAGCAGTGCTTCAAAACCTACAAGTTTGCTAGTGGAGAGCGCCACAATTGGCTGATAGTTAACTACAAGTTCTTCACGCTCAATTGCATGGCGTAAATCATTTTCTATCTGCAACAAGGTAACTGCTCGCGTGTGCATCTGTGAATCAAATACTTGATAACGTGCTTTTCCAAGTGCTTTGGCACGATACATTGCTATGTCCGCATTCCGCAACAGTTCTTCTGGTTGGTTATAACCAGTTGTATTCAATGCTATTCCAATGCTTACGCTGGTGAATATGTCATGATCGTTAATCTTAAAAGGTAATGTCAATTGCTGTTTTATTCGCTCGGCAATTTCTTTAGCATCCTCTACTGATTGAATATCCTCTAATAAAACTACAAATTCATCTCCTCCTAGACGCGCTACAGTATCTCCAGAACGAGTAGCACTTACCAGTCTTTCAACAAATGCAATTAACAGTTGATCTCCAATATAATGCCCTAAACTATCGTTAACAACTTTAAAGCGATCGAGGTCTAGAAATAGCACGGCAAATAAATAATCTTCTCGTCTTTTAGCCATCTCAACTGCGTGTTGTAGCTGGAAGATTAACAAAGCTCGATTAGATAAACCAGTTAGTGGATCGTGAAAAGCGTCGTGAATTAGTTGTGCCTCAACTTCCTTGCGTCTGGTAATATCAGTTTGAGAACCTACCATGCGATAAGTTTTTCCATTATCATCTTTAACAGCAATTCCTTGGCTGAGTACCCAACGATATGTTCCATCTTTATGTAAAATTTCACATTCACTTTCAAACCGAGGTGTAACTCCTTCAATATGAGCAGCAAGTTCTGCTTTGACACGCTCACGTTCTTTGGGATGTATTCGATTTAGCCATTCGTCTGGGGTATTACCAATTTCGTTTTCCTGATAGCCCAGCATTGATTTCCATCTGTAGGAAAAATAAATTTCATTAGTATTTAAATCCCAATCCCATAAACCATCATTAGCCGCCATAGCTGCTAGTGCATATCGCTCTTCACTTTTACGCAGAGCCGCTTCTGTTCGCTTGCGATCGCTAATATCAACTAAATAAATTCTAATCAGGCGACTTTCAGCAATGTAATATACTGATTGCTCGAAAATAGCACTGTTAACTTCTACTTCTCTAATAAAAAACTCTTTTTTCTCATTTTCAAATATATCGAGTAACCCAGCTAAAACTGCATGGTTTAACTTAGCTATTTGAAGGTCAGGAAATTGTATAATTGCGGCTGGATTAAGATAGGTTATTTGACCCATCAGATCAATTTCGATAATTGGGCTAGGTAATAACTCTGGAAAAGAAGCTAACCTTAGCAGAGCAGGTTCATTTAATGACTCAGCATCTTCTTCATCAGAAACTAATGTATCATTGGGATCAAAACACTTATTGGAACTTTCAGCAAAATTTTTGTCTTCGCAATATTCTAAAATATCTTGATCGGGAAAATCCGCATTAACCATTAGATATACTGCTTTGGCATCTCTGCCAAAAACAATAATATCTCTGTGTTTTAAAGATTGTGACAAGACTAATTCTCCGTTAATAAGTATGCCGTTTTTGCTAGTATTTCCTTGTAAATCTCCATCAATGATTTTAAATACAAAACTGTAATCTTGGCTATTCGTTACACGCAATAAAGTTGCATGATGCCGAGAAACTATAGGAGAATGAAGGACGATTGAATTTTTTAAGTCTCGACCGAGGGAATATATACTATCCTCAAGATTTATAAGTCTTTTGCCTTTAGTATCTTCAACTACTAAAACTGCTTTTAATTTTTGGTCATTAGAATTATTGGCTAACTGATTCATAATAAATATAATGTTAATGATGTATGATGCCACCGATACAATCAGTGAGTATGCTAGGGAATTGGTTAAAATAATAAATTGTTTATTTGTAATAAGTTAATAAATTTAGCCTTCCTACTTAAATATTAGTACGAAATTAAGTGGATTTTGACAACGTGATAAGTTTGGTAGTGTAAAATTTTATCTTAAATATAAAAATAAAAACTTGGCAAGTAATTAAATCATGTTATTAAAACAAATAGTAATATAAATAAAGTAACTAAAAAACTTATTTATATTATTTGATTTAGCAAAATTTAATACGTATTTATGTGGTTACGGAACAAGTAGCAGTTACTTTAGTTGAATTGTAGCTTTTAAGGGGGTGAACGATGGAAATAGCCCAAAACCAGATACATTTAGTTATATTAAGTAAGTTAACACAAAATAAGCGATCACACTCTGTCCTAAATAAATTTTAGGCTCATAACTTTTTGAAGTCAAATGTCTTATGCTTATGAATAAATTGTTAAATATTTGAGGTGAAGTTTAAACTACCGACTATGCAGCAACAAACAAATCTGACAGTGCAAGCAGCACAAGAAATTTTGAAAAATTATGACTGTGTGAGTCGCAAAACGGTTGATTCAGAAGCGGAAAAAGCTTTACTTCGTCAAGCCTTACTGCTTTTAACTGAGCATTCTGATTATCAAATTTTAGGTATTTGCGCGGATACAGCACATCAGGGGATAGCAACTCTCAAAAGCTATTTAGAAGCTTTCAACTATGAAGAAAATCTTAATTTGTCCTTGGTGGAAGGTACTGTTTATATAAAATTCAATCTCAAAAATGGCTCATCTTATATTGATTCATACGAAGGTAGCCATCGGGGTGTTTTAGTATCGTGCCAATCTGTATATGAGGGAGGGATTAACGAAATGTATGGTCACTTACCATTAGATTTATTTATGGATGTATCCTAAAATACAAATTTATCAGCAGTAAAATTCTTTTTTTGTTAGTGAAAAGATGTGATGCTGCTAGCGCTGGCTCAGGTTACGGATAGCGCTAGCAGCAACGGTATCATTTCTCCTAAAGTTGTTACTGGTTCAAAGGACGCAGCGTCGCCGCAAACACCCACTGACCTTGATTCTCCTCAGCAATAATAAAATGCTCGGCATCAATTTCACTACCATCCTTTTTGACTGCCTTAAGTTGTAGTGGATGGCTGAGAATTGTAGGATTTCCAGTCATAACAAAGCGGGAAAAGCCTAAATTGTGCGAATCATGAAAGCTATTGGGAATAACGGCGGCCAAAGTTTGACCCATAATTTCCTCATTTTCCCAGCCAAAGACTTGTCTAAAAGGTTCGTTAACGTAAACAATGAACCCCTGCTCATCTGTCATTAACACTGGTAATTCCGTTTCGCGTTTCATGTCTTCAATTGTCATGATTATGTCCTGTTGTTGTTATAGGTTGCGATCATTGATTTAAGGTGTTGTTTGAGATAGTGAATTGTTAACTGCTTTTTTAATCACGACTTTTTCCTCTTCTCTACAACCCAATCTAGCGTTAAAATCAATCAGTCCTAATTTATGTACGCGCCAGTAACGAGCTTGTGGTAGCTTAGAAACTGATTTACAGATAACTGCACTACTAAATTAGACTTATTGGAAAAATCAGTTACTTCATATTTGTAGCCACAGGCTAGCTTTAAGTACATCTATGTGTATCTGTACTACCCTAGCGCTAACGCGCAGCTTCGCTAACGGGATGGCTACGCCTACATCTGTGGTTAATTTTCCCAAATTTTACTTATGCCAGAGGTCTATTAAGTTCAGTCACGCTGGCAGGATTTTTCGATTACCTCCCAAAAGAGGGTTGTTTGAAGTTAGCAGATTAATTTTTAATTAGACGCTGTAGGTAGCTGGAAAATTAGATTTTTAAATACGAGTAAACTTGTAAATGGTAGACTATATATCCCTATTTATACTTTTTCTCATTTTTCTATCGGGATTAGCAAATTACTTAACTTAAATATTTATTTCTACACAAATTCAGGCAAATTTCGCTCTATCCCTTAAGACAACGTAGCTCAACACTTTAAGATCAGGGCATGATCAATCCTAGTCCGCGTCCTCAAATACCTTCTTGTACATGGAATCGTCCCATCGGTCTTGGTTGGGACAAACCTTATACTGTTCGTTACCCTAGCAATTTAGATGATGGCCCTTGGCACGGTATGCCGTTGGGTGGTTTTGGTGCTGGTTGCCTTGGTCGTTCCTCGCGGGGCGATTTCAACTTATGGCATATTGATGGCGGAGAGCATATTTTCAAAAGTCTCCCTGCTTGTCAGTTCAGTGTTTTTGAACAAGCTGGAAATTCAGCACCACAAGCTTATGCTATGTGTACTGAACAGCCTGAAGATGGCACTTTATCTCAATGGCAGTGGTATCCGAAGACAGGCAAGGGAACAGAAAGCAGTGGCACATACCATGCCCTATATCCCCGCAGTTGGTTTGTTTATGATGGAGTATTTCAAGCGCAATTAACTTGCGAACAATTTTCCCCAATTTGGGCGGATAACTATCAAGAAAGTAGCTATCCTGTAGGGATTTTTGAGTGGACGGCGCATAACCCCACAGATCAGCCGATTACTCTGAGTATTATGCTTACCTGGCAGAATTCTGTGGGTTGGTTTACTAACGCGATTAAAACACCCCAGGTAAAAGTCCGAGATGATGGTAGTCCAGTCTATGAATATCAACCACGTTGGAAAGATAGTACGGGCAATTTAAATCAATGGATTGTCGATCACTTTCGGGCAGGGTGTTTGCTAGATCGGGTCAGGATTCATGATGAAGTTCAGGAAGGTGAGGGACAATGGGCGATCGCAACTATTACTAACCCTAGTGTGGAAGTCTTCTATCATACCCGTTGGAACCCTGCTGGAAGCGGTGAGGAAATTTGGGATAACTTCGCCTTTGATGGTTCATTGCGGGATAAGGAAGATGAAACACCTGCCGATCCTGGTGAACAAATAGCCGCAGCAATGACTATTCGCTTCACTGTACGCCCTGGTAGAACCCGCAAAATTCCCTTCGTCCTAGCTTGGGATTTTCCAGTTACAGAGTTTGCCACTGGCGTTAATTATTATCGGCGTTATACAGATTTTTTCGGTCGTACTGGTAATAATGCTTGGTCAATTGTT
This sequence is a window from Oculatellaceae cyanobacterium. Protein-coding genes within it:
- a CDS encoding EAL domain-containing protein, with translation MNQLANNSNDQKLKAVLVVEDTKGKRLINLEDSIYSLGRDLKNSIVLHSPIVSRHHATLLRVTNSQDYSFVFKIIDGDLQGNTSKNGILINGELVLSQSLKHRDIIVFGRDAKAVYLMVNADFPDQDILEYCEDKNFAESSNKCFDPNDTLVSDEEDAESLNEPALLRLASFPELLPSPIIEIDLMGQITYLNPAAIIQFPDLQIAKLNHAVLAGLLDIFENEKKEFFIREVEVNSAIFEQSVYYIAESRLIRIYLVDISDRKRTEAALRKSEERYALAAMAANDGLWDWDLNTNEIYFSYRWKSMLGYQENEIGNTPDEWLNRIHPKERERVKAELAAHIEGVTPRFESECEILHKDGTYRWVLSQGIAVKDDNGKTYRMVGSQTDITRRKEVEAQLIHDAFHDPLTGLSNRALLIFQLQHAVEMAKRREDYLFAVLFLDLDRFKVVNDSLGHYIGDQLLIAFVERLVSATRSGDTVARLGGDEFVVLLEDIQSVEDAKEIAERIKQQLTLPFKINDHDIFTSVSIGIALNTTGYNQPEELLRNADIAMYRAKALGKARYQVFDSQMHTRAVTLLQIENDLRHAIEREELVVNYQPIVALSTSKLVGFEALLRWHHPERGKVSPVEFIPIAEETALIVPIGYWVLRQACRQLQEWQERFQPNPPLTMSVNISGKQFLERNLIDNIQSILLETKINPACLKLEITESVIMENADEAVEMLLQLKKIGVQIYIDDFGTGYSSLSYLHQFPFDALKIDRFFIERMSKEREGGEIVQAIINLAKNLGVYIVAEGVETKEQNELLQQMGSNNGQGQGFYFCKPLDSKSLEELITQDPNWLHQGY
- a CDS encoding DUF1824 family protein, which encodes MKFKLPTMQQQTNLTVQAAQEILKNYDCVSRKTVDSEAEKALLRQALLLLTEHSDYQILGICADTAHQGIATLKSYLEAFNYEENLNLSLVEGTVYIKFNLKNGSSYIDSYEGSHRGVLVSCQSVYEGGINEMYGHLPLDLFMDVS
- a CDS encoding PAS domain-containing protein; protein product: MTIEDMKRETELPVLMTDEQGFIVYVNEPFRQVFGWENEEIMGQTLAAVIPNSFHDSHNLGFSRFVMTGNPTILSHPLQLKAVKKDGSEIDAEHFIIAEENQGQWVFAATLRPLNQ